A window of the Nocardia sp. NBC_01329 genome harbors these coding sequences:
- a CDS encoding DUF6879 family protein: MLLVEGDPWADWFNGLQHSAFHLEVRDVYVEPSENSRFRAFLAGEPASDEPPAPWHALMRKVTDRGIPVTRVRVVTVPHSDYHRWLLSVTDRNIQSGEDIRYLPRRDAGEVPPDDFWLFDDERVVYNLAGDGGEPAGAAVTKDPRIVDYCRGVRDRLWKLATPYTEYVTT; this comes from the coding sequence ATGCTGCTGGTCGAGGGTGATCCCTGGGCGGATTGGTTCAATGGGCTACAGCACAGCGCGTTTCATCTCGAAGTGCGAGACGTCTACGTCGAACCGTCCGAGAACAGCCGATTTCGGGCGTTCCTCGCAGGTGAGCCGGCATCGGATGAACCACCGGCGCCTTGGCATGCGCTCATGCGTAAGGTCACCGATCGAGGCATTCCGGTGACTCGCGTCCGGGTCGTGACCGTCCCGCACAGCGACTACCACCGATGGCTGCTGTCCGTCACCGATCGCAATATCCAGTCGGGAGAAGATATCCGGTACCTGCCGCGACGGGATGCCGGAGAGGTCCCACCGGATGACTTCTGGCTGTTCGATGACGAGCGGGTCGTCTATAACCTTGCAGGTGACGGCGGCGAGCCCGCAGGAGCGGCAGTCACGAAAGATCCGAGGATCGTGGACTACTGCCGCGGTGTTCGGGACAGGTTGTGGAAGCTGGCAACGCCGTACACGGAGTACGTCACGACGTGA